Proteins from a genomic interval of Danio rerio strain Tuebingen ecotype United States chromosome 4, GRCz12tu, whole genome shotgun sequence:
- the LOC137491106 gene encoding uncharacterized protein isoform X6, protein MRIHTGEKPFTCTQCGKSFSLSWSRNLHMRIHTGEKLFTCTQCGKSFTCSSSLNQHMRIHTGEKPFTCTHCGKSFSLSWSRNLHMRIHTGEKPFTCTQCGKSFSSSSHFNYHMRVHTGEKLFTCTQCGKSLSCSSSLNQHMRIHTGEKPFTCLQCGKSFSKSSNFILHMMIHTGEKPFKCTQCGKSFSQSSHLKHHTRIHSGEKPFTCTQCWKSFSRSSYLNQHMRIHTGEKPFTCTQCGKSFSRSSYLNQHMRIHTGKKPFTCT, encoded by the coding sequence atgaggatccacactggagagaaaccattcacatgcacccagtgtgggaagagtttcagcttaTCGTGGTCccgtaatctacacatgaggatccacactggagagaaactattcacatgcactcagtgtgggaagagtttcacctgctcatcatcccttaatcaacacatgaggatccacactggagagaaaccattcacatgcacccactgtgggaagagtttcagcttaTCGTGGTCccgtaatctacacatgaggatccacactggagagaaaccattcacatgcactcagtgtgggaagagtttcagcagctCATCACACTTTAATTACCACATGagggtccacactggagagaaactattcacatgcactcagtgtgggaagagtttgagctgctcatcatcccttaatcaacacatgaggatccacactggagagaaaccattcacatgccttcagtgtgggaagagtttcagcaaatcatcaaactttattctacacatgatgatccacactggagagaaaccattcaaatgcactcagtgtggaaagagtttcagccaatcatcacaccttaaacaCCACACGAGAATCcactctggagagaaaccattcacatgcactcagtgttggaagagtttcagccgctcatcataccttaatcaacacatgaggatccacactggagagaaaccattcacatgcactcagtgtgggaagagtttcagccgctcatcataccttaatcaacacatgaggatccacactggaaagaaaccattcacatgcacttaa
- the LOC137491106 gene encoding uncharacterized protein isoform X4 encodes MAFIKEESEDVKIEETFTVKQEDLQEQTDLIEENEGSKQEKHHVKIEEKTFLQTGILKRRDKNCFTCTQCGKSFGRKYILKIHMRIHTGEKPFTCTQCGKSFSLSWSRNLHMRIHTGEKLFTCTQCGKSFTCSSSLNQHMRIHTGEKPFTCTHCGKSFSLSWSRNLHMRIHTGEKPFTCTQCGKSFSSSSHFNYHMRVHTGEKLFTCTQCGKSLSCSSSLNQHMRIHTGEKPFTCLQCGKSFSKSSNFILHMMIHTGEKPFKCTQCGKSFSQSSHLKHHTRIHSGEKPFTCTQCWKSFSRSSYLNQHMRIHTGEKPFTCTQCGKSFSRSSYLNQHMRIHTGKKPFTCT; translated from the coding sequence acctaattgaagaaaACGAGGGGAGTAAAcaggagaaacatcatgtcaaaattgaggaaaaaacttttttacagacaggtattttaaaaaggagagacaagaattgtttcacctgcactcagtgtggaaaaagttttggaagaaaatacattcttaagattcacatgaggatccacactggagagaaaccattcacatgcacccagtgtgggaagagtttcagcttaTCGTGGTCccgtaatctacacatgaggatccacactggagagaaactattcacatgcactcagtgtgggaagagtttcacctgctcatcatcccttaatcaacacatgaggatccacactggagagaaaccattcacatgcacccactgtgggaagagtttcagcttaTCGTGGTCccgtaatctacacatgaggatccacactggagagaaaccattcacatgcactcagtgtgggaagagtttcagcagctCATCACACTTTAATTACCACATGagggtccacactggagagaaactattcacatgcactcagtgtgggaagagtttgagctgctcatcatcccttaatcaacacatgaggatccacactggagagaaaccattcacatgccttcagtgtgggaagagtttcagcaaatcatcaaactttattctacacatgatgatccacactggagagaaaccattcaaatgcactcagtgtggaaagagtttcagccaatcatcacaccttaaacaCCACACGAGAATCcactctggagagaaaccattcacatgcactcagtgttggaagagtttcagccgctcatcataccttaatcaacacatgaggatccacactggagagaaaccattcacatgcactcagtgtgggaagagtttcagccgctcatcataccttaatcaacacatgaggatccacactggaaagaaaccattcacatgcacttaa